A single region of the Thermodesulfatator indicus DSM 15286 genome encodes:
- a CDS encoding chaperone NapD produces the protein MPIGGFVVHVVPGEKDKVLDSLASFSGLTIYGHDEKGHIIIVLDTNTSEEMEKIVDHITQIDGVINCDLAYLHGEDEVKKIEAGEYKPKIRFSRVKKDS, from the coding sequence ATGCCTATAGGTGGTTTTGTGGTCCATGTAGTCCCGGGTGAAAAAGATAAAGTTCTTGACTCATTGGCCTCTTTTTCTGGTCTTACTATTTACGGCCACGACGAGAAAGGTCATATTATCATTGTCCTGGACACTAATACCTCGGAAGAGATGGAAAAAATTGTTGATCATATTACTCAGATTGATGGTGTTATAAACTGCGACCTGGCTTACCTTCATGGTGAAGACGAAGTGAAAAAAATAGAAGCTGGTGAATATAAACCCAAAATCCGTTTTAGCCGTGTTAAAAAAG
- a CDS encoding molybdopterin oxidoreductase family protein — MALTRREFLKRTAALTAASLVGMKLPFVLDQEAQAADADKWVRGVCRFCGVGCRVELGLKNGKPVAIRGVPQSRTNFGFLCMKGMLFYQIMNHPERLKKPLYRASKKEKFREISWEEALDIAAEKFAQAVKNYGPNSVAYYGSGQALTEETYLFQKVMRAGLRTNNVEGNPRLCMASAVGGYLTSFGADEPIGSYADIEQAFCFFIIGSNMAEAHPVLFRRVMRRKLDNPQKVFVINADPRVSPTSRIADIHLQFKPGTDLALLNAMAYVIVEEKLYDENFIKNYCVFRVGKNKKKVSFEEYKKFLAAYTPERAAEICGGNITPEIIRLVARKFATSPATMSFWTMGLNQRIRGVWANNLVHNLHLLTGQLCRPGADSFSLTGQPNACGGVREGGGLCHILPGHRPVKVDKLRHQVEDLWGVPRGRIPAKPGYHTIAMFKAVNEGKIKAIWINCTSPAQSLPDVDKYRKGMAREDVFMVVTDIFPTKTTELANLVLPTAFHFEKTGVYGCTERRSQITVKTIDPPGEAKPEVWIVREWALKLAEKLNDPVIKKTVEPFIGLEEGFALPKAIWDEYTQKLTAGRDNDLRGATYEVLMQRPDGVQWPAPTKEWALKGGTYKKFVRGLDPLADEHAVDEKPYQFYGPAHKDHKLWIWLRPYKGAAEEPDAEYPFYLSTGRIIDHWHTTSMTGRIKELLRANPYAFVEINPKDAKRLGINPGDMVLVETRRGRNILPAKVYEGPMEGMVFVYWHDMYEERMINRVTKDAFDPGSKEPEFKICACRIKRISGPKPLKPYVVGHKM; from the coding sequence ATGGCCCTTACTAGAAGAGAATTTTTAAAAAGAACGGCCGCTTTAACCGCTGCTTCCTTGGTGGGTATGAAGCTTCCCTTTGTTTTAGACCAGGAAGCACAAGCAGCGGATGCTGATAAATGGGTTCGTGGAGTTTGCCGTTTTTGCGGAGTGGGCTGCCGCGTAGAGCTTGGTCTTAAAAATGGGAAACCCGTAGCCATAAGAGGAGTGCCCCAATCACGTACTAATTTCGGCTTTCTATGTATGAAGGGTATGCTTTTTTATCAAATTATGAATCATCCTGAGCGTCTTAAAAAACCACTTTATCGAGCTAGTAAAAAGGAAAAGTTCCGCGAAATTTCTTGGGAAGAAGCCTTAGATATTGCCGCTGAAAAGTTTGCCCAGGCAGTTAAAAACTATGGGCCTAATTCGGTAGCTTATTATGGCTCTGGTCAGGCCTTGACTGAAGAGACCTATCTTTTTCAGAAAGTCATGCGAGCTGGTCTTCGGACCAATAATGTAGAAGGCAACCCCCGTCTTTGTATGGCCAGTGCCGTAGGCGGCTATCTAACCTCTTTTGGAGCTGATGAGCCCATTGGTTCTTATGCCGACATTGAACAAGCCTTTTGTTTCTTTATCATTGGAAGTAATATGGCTGAGGCCCATCCTGTACTTTTCCGTCGGGTGATGCGCCGCAAACTTGATAATCCCCAAAAAGTTTTCGTTATCAATGCTGACCCGCGTGTATCACCTACCTCTCGTATTGCCGATATCCATCTTCAGTTCAAGCCAGGCACGGACTTGGCTCTTCTAAACGCCATGGCCTATGTAATTGTTGAAGAAAAACTCTATGACGAAAACTTCATTAAAAATTACTGTGTCTTTAGAGTAGGGAAAAACAAGAAAAAAGTCTCATTTGAAGAATACAAAAAATTCTTGGCCGCTTATACCCCTGAACGAGCAGCCGAAATCTGTGGTGGAAATATAACTCCTGAGATTATCCGTTTAGTAGCCCGCAAATTTGCTACTTCTCCCGCCACTATGAGTTTTTGGACTATGGGGCTTAACCAGCGTATCCGCGGGGTTTGGGCCAATAATCTGGTTCATAATCTCCATCTGCTTACTGGCCAACTTTGTCGTCCAGGAGCTGATAGTTTTTCTCTTACCGGCCAGCCTAATGCCTGTGGTGGAGTACGTGAAGGTGGTGGACTATGCCATATCCTTCCTGGGCATCGTCCGGTTAAAGTAGATAAATTGCGCCATCAGGTAGAAGATCTTTGGGGAGTACCACGCGGTAGAATTCCTGCCAAACCCGGCTACCACACTATCGCCATGTTTAAAGCTGTAAACGAAGGTAAAATCAAAGCCATATGGATAAACTGCACCAGTCCGGCTCAGAGCCTACCTGACGTTGACAAGTATCGTAAAGGCATGGCCCGCGAAGATGTTTTTATGGTAGTAACGGATATATTTCCCACCAAGACCACAGAGCTTGCCAATCTGGTATTGCCCACCGCTTTTCACTTTGAAAAGACAGGAGTTTACGGATGTACCGAACGCCGTTCGCAAATCACAGTTAAGACCATTGATCCTCCGGGAGAAGCTAAGCCTGAAGTATGGATTGTGCGTGAATGGGCTTTAAAACTTGCGGAAAAACTAAATGATCCTGTTATCAAAAAGACAGTAGAACCGTTTATAGGTCTTGAGGAAGGTTTTGCCTTACCAAAGGCTATTTGGGACGAATACACCCAGAAGCTTACCGCTGGCCGTGATAATGACCTGCGTGGGGCTACTTATGAAGTACTCATGCAGAGGCCTGACGGTGTGCAGTGGCCTGCTCCTACTAAAGAATGGGCTCTAAAAGGCGGCACTTACAAAAAATTTGTACGCGGCCTTGACCCCTTAGCCGATGAACATGCTGTTGACGAAAAGCCATATCAGTTCTATGGCCCAGCCCATAAAGACCATAAGCTTTGGATTTGGCTAAGGCCTTATAAAGGTGCCGCTGAAGAACCAGACGCTGAGTATCCTTTCTATCTCTCTACCGGGCGTATTATTGATCACTGGCATACCACCAGTATGACTGGTCGCATCAAAGAATTGTTAAGGGCCAATCCATATGCCTTTGTGGAAATTAATCCCAAAGACGCCAAGCGACTGGGTATTAACCCTGGAGATATGGTTCTGGTAGAAACCAGGCGTGGACGAAATATACTTCCAGCCAAAGTTTATGAAGGCCCCATGGAAGGTATGGTTTTTGTTTACTGGCATGATATGTATGAAGAACGTATGATTAACCGGGTTACCAAAGATGCTTTTGACCCGGGTTCAAAAGAACCAGAGTTTAAGATTTGTGCTTGTCGCATCAAAAGGATTTCCGGTCCTAAGCCTTTAAAACCTTATGTGGTAGGACACAAGATGTAA
- a CDS encoding cytochrome c3 family protein — translation MRLRLFLLSVFLAGGIVVACAPKGQAPVEGGVPVKQVSGHPPLTEQEKLMPCASCHKEETPDIYDEWFNSVHGLDNVKCYQCHGTFENFEVRPEPARCMPCHAKQVQTAPKDKSCTQCHPAHKFSVHK, via the coding sequence GTGAGGTTACGACTATTTTTATTGAGTGTATTTTTGGCTGGGGGGATAGTAGTTGCTTGTGCTCCAAAAGGCCAAGCCCCTGTGGAAGGAGGAGTACCGGTAAAACAGGTATCAGGTCATCCTCCCCTTACGGAACAAGAAAAATTGATGCCATGTGCTAGCTGTCATAAAGAGGAAACCCCTGATATCTACGACGAGTGGTTTAACTCTGTCCATGGGCTTGACAACGTCAAATGTTATCAGTGTCACGGTACTTTTGAGAATTTTGAAGTGCGTCCGGAGCCGGCTAGATGTATGCCTTGTCATGCTAAACAGGTACAGACAGCCCCTAAAGACAAATCTTGTACACAGTGCCATCCGGCCCACAAATTTAGTGTACATAAGTAA